A DNA window from Bradyrhizobium sp. CCBAU 53421 contains the following coding sequences:
- a CDS encoding aldehyde dehydrogenase family protein yields the protein MSVASYFETMEYGPAPEADGEARAWLARHGATFGHFIAGKFTAPHAGKHLTTSEPATGKTLARIAQGTAADVEAAVNAARTAQVTWAKLGGHGRARHLYALARMLQRHARLFAVLEAIDNGKPIRETRDLDVPLAARHFYYHAGWAQLQDREFADQVPIGVIGQIIPWNFPLLMLAWKIAPALAAGNTVVLKPAEFTSLTALLFAELSAEAGLPPGVLNVVTGDGATGALLVENPDVDKIAFTGSTEVGRLIRQSTAGTGKSLTLELGGKSPFIVFDDADIDGAVEGVVDAIWFNQGQVCCAGSRLLLQEGIAETFRRRLIRRMETLRVGMPLDKAIDMGAVVAPVQLERIKSLVETGVKEGAEKYQASAALPADGCFYPPTLLWNVHPSSTVATEEIFGPVLVAMTFRTPDEAVMLANNTRYGLAASVWSETIGLALDIAPKLLAGVVWVNATNLFDASVGFGGYRESGFGREGGREGMYEYLKPKAWSGRKARPKPSPPPIAASAGAGFDVPPIDRTAKLFVGGKQVRPDGNYSRAVLSPKGRRLGEAGEGNRKDIRNAVAAARSAESWARATTHNRAQILYYLAENFSARGDEFSRRIADMTGVSSAKARNEVDASIERLFSYGAWADKFEGSVHAPPLRGVALAMHEPIGVVGVACPDEAPLLGFISLVAPLIAMGNRVVAVPSERHPLAATDFYQVLETSDVPGGVVNIVTGDRDELVKVLAEHDDVDALWAFGSQEASATAERLSIGNLKRTLVDHGLAIDWYDKAASEGPILLRHAVQVKNIWIPYGD from the coding sequence GCGCGGCATGGCGCCACGTTCGGGCATTTCATCGCCGGCAAGTTCACCGCGCCGCACGCGGGTAAGCACCTCACAACGAGCGAGCCTGCCACCGGCAAGACGCTGGCGCGCATCGCGCAGGGCACCGCCGCCGATGTCGAGGCGGCGGTCAACGCCGCGCGCACCGCGCAGGTCACTTGGGCCAAGCTTGGCGGTCACGGCCGCGCGCGTCATCTCTACGCGCTGGCGCGCATGCTGCAGCGTCACGCGCGGCTGTTCGCCGTGCTGGAGGCGATCGACAACGGCAAGCCGATCCGGGAAACACGCGATCTCGACGTGCCGCTCGCCGCGCGCCATTTCTACTATCACGCCGGCTGGGCGCAGTTGCAGGACCGCGAATTCGCCGATCAGGTGCCGATCGGCGTGATCGGCCAGATCATCCCGTGGAATTTCCCGCTGCTGATGCTGGCGTGGAAGATCGCGCCCGCGCTCGCCGCGGGCAACACGGTGGTGCTGAAGCCGGCGGAATTCACCTCGCTGACGGCGCTGCTGTTTGCCGAACTGTCGGCCGAGGCCGGCCTGCCGCCGGGCGTGCTCAACGTCGTCACCGGCGACGGCGCGACGGGTGCGTTGCTGGTCGAGAATCCCGATGTCGACAAGATCGCCTTCACCGGCTCGACCGAGGTCGGGCGCCTGATCCGCCAGTCGACCGCAGGGACCGGCAAATCGCTGACGCTTGAGCTTGGCGGCAAATCGCCGTTCATCGTGTTCGACGATGCCGATATCGATGGCGCGGTGGAAGGCGTGGTCGATGCCATCTGGTTCAACCAGGGTCAGGTGTGCTGTGCCGGCTCGCGGCTGCTGCTGCAGGAAGGCATTGCCGAGACTTTCCGCAGGCGTCTGATCCGCCGCATGGAGACGCTTCGCGTCGGCATGCCGCTCGACAAGGCGATCGACATGGGCGCGGTGGTCGCGCCGGTGCAGCTCGAGCGGATCAAGTCGCTGGTCGAGACCGGGGTGAAGGAGGGCGCCGAGAAGTATCAGGCGTCCGCCGCGCTGCCGGCGGACGGATGCTTCTATCCGCCGACGCTACTCTGGAACGTGCATCCATCCTCAACGGTCGCGACCGAAGAGATCTTCGGCCCGGTTCTGGTGGCGATGACGTTCCGCACGCCTGACGAGGCTGTCATGCTCGCCAACAACACGCGCTACGGCCTTGCCGCCAGCGTGTGGAGCGAGACGATTGGGCTCGCGCTCGACATCGCGCCAAAACTCCTGGCCGGCGTGGTCTGGGTCAATGCCACCAATCTGTTCGATGCCAGCGTCGGCTTCGGCGGCTATCGCGAGTCCGGCTTTGGCCGCGAGGGCGGCCGTGAAGGCATGTACGAATATCTCAAGCCGAAGGCCTGGAGCGGGCGCAAGGCGCGGCCCAAGCCATCGCCTCCGCCGATTGCGGCCAGCGCCGGCGCCGGTTTCGACGTGCCGCCGATCGATCGGACGGCAAAACTGTTCGTCGGCGGCAAGCAGGTGCGTCCGGACGGCAATTATTCGCGCGCGGTGCTCTCGCCGAAGGGCCGGCGTCTCGGCGAGGCAGGCGAGGGCAATCGCAAGGATATCCGCAATGCGGTGGCCGCGGCGCGCTCCGCCGAGTCCTGGGCGCGGGCGACGACGCATAATCGCGCCCAGATCCTCTATTACCTTGCCGAGAATTTTTCCGCTCGAGGTGACGAGTTCAGCCGCCGTATCGCGGACATGACCGGCGTTTCGAGCGCGAAGGCGCGCAACGAGGTCGATGCGAGCATCGAGCGGCTGTTCAGCTATGGCGCCTGGGCCGACAAATTCGAGGGATCCGTCCACGCACCGCCGCTGCGCGGCGTGGCGCTGGCAATGCATGAGCCGATCGGAGTGGTCGGTGTCGCCTGTCCCGACGAGGCGCCGCTGCTTGGCTTCATCAGTCTGGTGGCGCCGCTGATTGCGATGGGCAACCGGGTCGTCGCGGTGCCGAGCGAACGGCATCCGCTCGCCGCGACCGATTTCTACCAGGTGCTCGAGACGTCGGACGTGCCGGGCGGCGTGGTCAACATCGTCACCGGCGACCGCGACGAACTGGTCAAGGTGCTTGCCGAGCATGACGATGTCGACGCGCTTTGGGCGTTCGGGTCGCAGGAGGCCTCCGCGACCGCCGAGCGGCTATCGATCGGCAATCTCAAGCGGACGCTGGTCGATCATGGCCTCGCGATCGACTGGTACGACAAGGCCGCGAGCGAGGGGCCGATCCTGCTC